In one Mucilaginibacter ginsenosidivorax genomic region, the following are encoded:
- a CDS encoding glycoside hydrolase family 31 protein codes for MKFTTITLLFACVLNLPCAMAQSPVVTPGNIETATIGQQEVSLKTTNAYGSVSVYSPSIIRVRLDKKVLGADFSYAVVGKAQAVKVQISQTDNEIDISTDSLKAVIQKKPFSVTFYTIDGQIINQDEPGLTTSWVNDAVTTYKKMQEDEHFVGLGEKTGNLDRKGNAYTNWNSDVYGYSTMADPLYSTIPFYAGIHHGLNYGIFMDNTYQSDFNFGASNNRFSSFGAHGGEMNYYFIYHKKMADIIASYTWLTGRMPLPPKWALGYQQNRYSYYPEAEVMRIAQTLREKRIPADGITLDIHYMDRYQLFTWNKSRFPEPVKMTDALNKMNLKLTVIVDPGIKVEKGAPAYESGLKQDVYIKYPDGTPYTGQVWPGWCNFTDFTSDKGRAWWRNQVDFFAKSGVSGIWNDMNEISTWGQKMPDNVLFDYDGHPTTHLQAHNVYGLEMVRSSYEGALEHFKERPFILSRSGYAGLQRYSAIWTGDNRAEEDHMLLGVRLMNSLGLSGVSFTGMDIGGFTGNPTTSLYTRWIELGAFIPYYRNHTALNSRAAEPWAFGEDVLDIARNYISLRYQLMPYLYSSFYESTQNGLPIMRSLAINYTFDPKVMDATYQNQYEFGNGFMVAPFESTAAFGKVYFPEGNWYDLYTGAQQKGAQEVTIPLTVSKLPVYVKGGSIIPMQSLTQSTAELPTDTLAVHVYKGSKANHFVYYEDDGKSFGYQKGDFYKRTISFDPDKKTITFDKAEGNFKTNFKYIRLMLHGFEQSTSVKAGNRNLKLQDSSIAFLGAAANTDPQGSINRPDSSPVKTVTISNAPNNIQINY; via the coding sequence ATGAAATTTACTACGATCACACTTTTATTTGCCTGCGTTTTAAACTTGCCATGTGCTATGGCGCAATCGCCGGTAGTAACACCCGGCAATATCGAAACCGCTACCATAGGGCAACAGGAAGTTTCTTTAAAAACAACCAATGCTTACGGCAGCGTATCTGTTTACAGCCCATCCATCATTCGGGTGCGGTTGGATAAAAAGGTATTGGGTGCCGATTTTTCGTACGCCGTGGTTGGCAAAGCGCAGGCTGTAAAAGTGCAGATCAGCCAAACGGATAATGAGATTGATATCAGCACCGATTCATTAAAAGCGGTAATTCAAAAAAAACCTTTTAGCGTAACGTTTTATACAATCGATGGCCAAATAATTAACCAGGACGAGCCTGGTTTAACCACATCCTGGGTAAACGATGCGGTAACTACCTATAAAAAAATGCAGGAGGATGAGCATTTTGTAGGCCTTGGCGAAAAAACCGGCAACCTTGACCGAAAAGGCAATGCCTATACCAACTGGAACTCCGATGTATATGGCTACAGTACCATGGCCGATCCGCTTTACTCTACTATCCCTTTTTATGCAGGCATTCACCATGGGTTAAACTATGGTATTTTTATGGATAATACCTACCAAAGCGATTTTAACTTTGGCGCCAGCAATAACCGTTTCTCATCATTCGGCGCGCATGGCGGCGAAATGAACTATTATTTTATCTACCATAAAAAAATGGCAGATATTATAGCCTCTTACACCTGGCTTACCGGGCGTATGCCTTTACCGCCAAAATGGGCTTTAGGTTACCAACAAAACAGGTACAGCTATTACCCCGAAGCCGAGGTAATGCGCATAGCCCAAACCCTGCGCGAAAAGCGCATCCCTGCTGATGGTATTACTTTAGATATCCATTACATGGACAGGTACCAGCTATTCACCTGGAACAAAAGCCGCTTTCCCGAACCTGTAAAAATGACCGATGCGCTCAACAAAATGAACCTGAAGCTTACGGTTATTGTAGACCCGGGAATTAAGGTTGAAAAAGGCGCCCCTGCTTATGAAAGCGGCCTGAAACAAGACGTTTATATTAAATACCCCGATGGCACGCCATACACAGGCCAGGTGTGGCCGGGCTGGTGCAACTTTACCGATTTTACCAGCGATAAAGGCCGCGCATGGTGGCGTAACCAGGTCGATTTCTTCGCAAAATCGGGCGTGAGCGGTATTTGGAATGACATGAACGAAATATCTACCTGGGGCCAAAAAATGCCCGATAATGTTTTGTTTGATTATGATGGCCACCCAACCACCCATTTACAGGCACATAACGTGTATGGATTAGAAATGGTACGCTCCAGCTACGAAGGCGCGCTGGAACATTTTAAAGAGCGGCCTTTTATACTGAGCCGCTCAGGCTATGCAGGCCTGCAGCGCTACTCGGCCATTTGGACAGGCGATAACCGTGCCGAGGAAGACCACATGTTGTTAGGCGTGCGTTTAATGAATAGCCTTGGCCTAAGCGGCGTATCGTTTACGGGGATGGATATTGGCGGGTTTACCGGCAACCCCACCACCTCCTTGTATACACGCTGGATTGAGCTTGGCGCATTTATCCCCTACTATCGTAACCACACGGCCTTGAACAGCCGCGCCGCCGAGCCATGGGCTTTTGGCGAGGATGTGCTGGACATTGCACGAAACTATATCAGCTTGCGCTACCAGTTAATGCCTTATTTATACTCCAGCTTTTATGAGTCGACTCAAAACGGTTTGCCTATAATGAGGTCATTGGCTATCAATTATACTTTTGACCCAAAAGTAATGGACGCCACTTACCAAAACCAATACGAGTTTGGTAACGGCTTTATGGTTGCTCCTTTTGAAAGCACCGCGGCTTTTGGCAAAGTATATTTTCCCGAAGGCAACTGGTATGATTTATATACCGGGGCCCAACAAAAAGGTGCACAGGAAGTAACTATCCCGCTAACGGTTAGCAAACTGCCGGTTTATGTAAAAGGTGGCAGCATTATCCCTATGCAGTCCCTTACCCAATCAACAGCCGAACTACCTACCGATACCCTTGCCGTACATGTTTACAAAGGCAGCAAGGCCAATCATTTTGTGTATTACGAAGATGATGGCAAAAGCTTCGGCTACCAGAAAGGTGATTTTTATAAACGTACCATCAGTTTTGATCCCGATAAAAAAACCATCACATTTGATAAGGCAGAAGGGAACTTTAAAACCA